A genomic stretch from Ovis canadensis isolate MfBH-ARS-UI-01 breed Bighorn chromosome 5, ARS-UI_OviCan_v2, whole genome shotgun sequence includes:
- the NDUFA13 gene encoding NADH dehydrogenase [ubiquinone] 1 alpha subcomplex subunit 13: protein MAASKVKQDMPPVGGYGPIDYKRNLPRRGLSGYSMFAVGIGALLFGYWSMMRWNRERRRLQIEDFEARIALMPLLQAEKDRRVLQMLRENLEEEAAIMKDVPGWKVGESVFHTTRWVTPMMGELYGLRTGEEILSSTYGFIWYT from the exons ATGGCGGCGTCGAAGGTGAAGCAGGACATGCCCCCGGTTGGGGGCTACGGCCCTATCGACTACAAGCGGAACCTTCCGCGTCGGGGACTGTCGG GCTACAGCATGTTCGCCGTGGGCATTGGGGCCTTGCTCTTCGGGTACTGGAGCATGATGAGGTGGAACCGCGAGCGCAG GCGTCTACAGATTGAGGACTTCGAGGCCCGCATCGCGCTGATGCCTCTGTTGCAGGCAGAAAAGGACCGGAG GGTTCTCCAGATGCTTCGGGAGAACTTGGAGGAGGAGGCAGCTATCATGAAGGACGTGCCGGGCTGGAAG GTGGGTGAGTCCGTGTTCCACACCACGCGCTGGGTGACTCCCATGATGGGCGAGCTCTACGGACTGCGCACAGGCGAGGAGATTCTCAGCTCCACCTATGGGTTCATATGGTACACGTAG
- the TSSK6 gene encoding testis-specific serine/threonine-protein kinase 6: protein MSGDKLLSELGYKLGRTIGEGSYSKVKVATSKKYKGTVAIKVVDRRRAPPDFVNKFLPRELSILRGVRHPHIVHVFEFIEVCNGKLYIVMEAAATDLLQAVQRNGRIPGGQARDLFAQIAGAVRYLHDHHLVHRDLKCENVLLSPDERRVKLTDFGFGRQAHGYPDLSTTYCGSAAYASPEVLLGIPYDPKKYDVWSLGVVLYVMVTGCMPFDDSDIAGLPRRQKRGVLYPDGLELSERCKALIAELLQFSPSARPSAGQVARNGWLRAGDSG, encoded by the coding sequence ATGTCGGGCGACAAGCTTCTGAGCGAACTCGGCTATAAGCTGGGCCGCACGATAGGAGAGGGCAGTTACTCCAAGGTAAAGGTGGCTACGTCCAAGAAATACAAGGGCACAGTGGCCATCAAGGTGGTAGACCGGCGGCGCGCGCCGCCCGACTTTGTCAACAAGTTCCTGCCACGCGAGCTGTCCATCCTTCGGGGAGTGCGGCACCCACACATCGTGCACGTCTTCGAATTCATCGAGGTGTGCAACGGGAAGTTGTACATCGTGATGGAGGCGGCCGCCACCGACCTACTGCAGGCGGTGCAGCGAAACGGGCGCATCCCCGGGGGGCAGGCCCGCGACCTCTTCGCGCAGATCGCCGGTGCCGTGCGCTACCTACACGACCACCACCTGGTGCACCGCGACCTCAAGTGCGAAAACGTGCTGCTGAGCCCTGATGAGCGCCGCGTCAAGCTCACCGACTTCGGCTTTGGCCGTCAGGCTCACGGATACCCGGATCTGAGCACCACCTACTGCGGCTCTGCCGCCTACGCGTCGCCCGAGGTACTGCTGGGCATCCCCTACGACCCCAAGAAGTACGACGTATGGAGCCTGGGCGTCGTGCTCTACGTCATGGTCACCGGGTGTATGCCCTTCGACGACTCGGACATCGCCGGCCTGCCCCGACGCCAGAAGCGCGGCGTTCTCTACCCCGACGGCCTCGAGCTGTCCGAGCGCTGCAAAGCACTAATAGCCGAGTTGCTGCAGTTCAGCCCGTCGGCCAGGCCCTCCGCGGGCCAAGTGGCGCGCAACGGCTGGCTGCGAGCGGGGGACTCCGGCTAG